In the genome of Streptomyces sp. NBC_00190, one region contains:
- the priA gene encoding bifunctional 1-(5-phosphoribosyl)-5-((5-phosphoribosylamino)methylideneamino)imidazole-4-carboxamide isomerase/phosphoribosylanthranilate isomerase PriA: protein MHKTLELLPAVDVRDGQAVRLVHGVSGSETSYGSPLEAALAWQRSGAEWLHLVDLDAAFGTGDNRALVAGITAAMDIKVELSGGIRDDASLAAALATGCTRVNLGTAALETPEWAAKAIAEHGDKIAIGLDVRGTTLKGRGWTSEGGDLYETLARLDSEGCARYVVTDIGRDGTLTGPNLELLKNVCAATDRPVVASGGISSLDDLRALAELVPLGVEGAIVGKALYAKAFTLEEALKVVSA from the coding sequence ATGCACAAGACGCTTGAGCTCCTCCCCGCGGTCGACGTCCGCGACGGACAGGCCGTCCGCCTCGTGCACGGGGTGTCCGGCAGCGAGACCTCCTACGGCTCCCCGCTGGAGGCGGCCCTCGCCTGGCAGCGCTCCGGCGCCGAGTGGCTGCACCTGGTCGACCTGGACGCCGCCTTCGGCACCGGCGACAACCGCGCCCTGGTCGCCGGGATCACCGCCGCCATGGACATCAAGGTCGAGCTGTCCGGCGGCATCCGCGACGACGCCTCGCTCGCCGCGGCCCTCGCCACCGGCTGTACCCGCGTCAACCTCGGCACCGCCGCCCTGGAGACCCCCGAGTGGGCCGCCAAGGCGATCGCCGAGCACGGCGACAAGATCGCGATCGGCCTCGACGTCCGCGGCACCACCCTCAAGGGCCGCGGCTGGACCAGCGAGGGCGGCGACCTGTACGAGACCCTCGCCCGCCTGGACTCCGAGGGCTGCGCCCGGTACGTCGTGACCGACATCGGCAGGGACGGCACGCTGACCGGCCCCAACCTGGAGCTGCTGAAGAACGTCTGCGCCGCCACCGACCGGCCCGTCGTGGCCTCCGGCGGCATCTCCTCCCTGGACGACCTGCGGGCGCTGGCCGAGCTGGTCCCGCTGGGCGTCGAGGGCGCGATCGTCGGGAAGGCCCTGTACGCCAAGGCCTTCACGCTGGAAGAAGCCCTGAAGGTGGTCTCCGCATGA
- a CDS encoding DUF2752 domain-containing protein, which yields MIGENRRVDASHTPDAAPPRTAPAVRVSRARRLAAPVLTLAAAAAAFAYVGTVDPNEPGHYPVCPLLRLTGILCPGCGGLRSAHAFAHGDLTTAFGANALAVVGYFVFAGFMTLWLVRAYRGGPVPRLALRPPYWWAIGVVGLTFAVVRNLSFGSALAP from the coding sequence ATGATCGGCGAGAATCGGCGGGTGGACGCCTCTCACACCCCCGACGCCGCGCCGCCGCGGACCGCGCCCGCCGTACGGGTCTCCCGGGCCCGGCGGCTCGCGGCCCCGGTGCTCACCCTGGCCGCGGCCGCGGCGGCCTTTGCGTATGTGGGCACAGTGGACCCCAACGAGCCGGGCCATTACCCGGTCTGTCCGCTGCTGCGGCTGACCGGAATCCTGTGTCCCGGATGTGGCGGTCTGCGCAGCGCGCACGCGTTCGCCCACGGCGATCTGACCACAGCTTTCGGCGCAAATGCCCTCGCTGTCGTCGGCTACTTCGTCTTCGCGGGATTCATGACCCTGTGGCTGGTTCGCGCCTACCGCGGCGGGCCCGTACCCCGCCTCGCCTTGCGGCCGCCGTACTGGTGGGCCATCGGCGTGGTGGGCCTGACATTCGCCGTTGTCCGAAATCTTTCTTTCGGCTCGGCGCTGGCACCCTGA
- the hisI gene encoding phosphoribosyl-AMP cyclohydrolase: protein MSTSPRPDNLDPAVAARLKRSADGLVPAIAQQYDTGEVLMLGWMDDEALHRTLTTGRCTYWSRSRQEYWVKGDTSGHFQHVKSVALDCDADTVLVKVDQVGAACHTGARTCFDDDVLLRDAD from the coding sequence ATGAGTACGTCCCCCCGCCCCGACAACCTCGATCCCGCCGTCGCCGCGCGCCTCAAGCGCTCCGCCGACGGCCTGGTACCGGCCATCGCCCAGCAGTACGACACCGGTGAGGTGCTCATGCTCGGATGGATGGACGACGAGGCCCTGCACCGCACCCTGACCACCGGCCGCTGTACCTACTGGTCCCGCAGCCGCCAGGAGTACTGGGTGAAGGGGGATACTTCCGGCCACTTCCAGCACGTGAAGTCCGTCGCCCTCGACTGTGATGCCGACACCGTGCTCGTCAAGGTCGACCAGGTCGGAGCCGCCTGCCACACCGGCGCCCGCACCTGCTTCGACGACGATGTCCTCCTCCGCGACGCCGACTAG
- the hisH gene encoding imidazole glycerol phosphate synthase subunit HisH: MSTAATTRPTKTVVVFDYGFGNVRSAERALARVGADVEITRDYDKAMDADGLLVPGVGAFSACMQGLKDARGDWIIGRRLSGGRPVMGICVGMQILFERGIEHGVETEGLDEWPGTVGPLRAPIVPHMGWNTVEAPADSQAFVGLDADARFYFVHSYAAREWTLEVTNPAIRAPRVTWATHGEPFVAAVENGALWATQFHPEKSGDAGAQLLTNWIETL; the protein is encoded by the coding sequence ATGAGCACTGCCGCAACCACCCGTCCCACCAAGACCGTCGTCGTCTTCGACTACGGCTTCGGCAACGTCCGGTCCGCCGAGCGCGCCCTGGCGCGCGTCGGCGCCGACGTCGAGATCACCCGCGACTACGACAAGGCCATGGACGCCGACGGACTCCTCGTCCCCGGCGTCGGCGCCTTCTCCGCCTGCATGCAGGGCCTCAAGGACGCCCGCGGCGACTGGATCATCGGCCGCCGGCTCTCCGGCGGCCGCCCGGTCATGGGCATCTGCGTCGGCATGCAGATCCTCTTCGAGCGCGGCATCGAGCACGGCGTCGAGACCGAGGGCCTCGACGAGTGGCCCGGCACGGTCGGCCCGCTGAGGGCCCCGATCGTCCCCCACATGGGCTGGAACACCGTCGAGGCCCCGGCCGACAGCCAGGCCTTCGTCGGCCTGGACGCCGACGCCCGGTTCTACTTCGTGCACTCCTACGCGGCGCGCGAGTGGACCCTGGAGGTCACCAACCCGGCGATCCGCGCCCCCCGCGTCACGTGGGCCACCCACGGTGAGCCGTTCGTCGCGGCGGTGGAGAACGGCGCCCTGTGGGCGACCCAGTTCCACCCCGAGAAGTCCGGCGACGCCGGAGCCCAGCTCCTCACCAACTGGATCGAGACCCTCTGA
- the trpM gene encoding tryptophan biosynthesis modulator TrpM translates to MAHDRPSVSTTHAPQAARRGPVAVPTAHAPLARGCRPRGCRAPARRVHGRRVRYVIGSEPGQVNGMRWRPGGAL, encoded by the coding sequence ATGGCCCACGACCGCCCCTCCGTCAGCACGACGCACGCGCCGCAGGCAGCTCGCCGCGGCCCGGTCGCCGTGCCGACGGCGCACGCGCCCCTGGCGCGCGGCTGCCGCCCTCGCGGCTGCCGCGCCCCGGCCCGGCGTGTGCACGGGCGGCGGGTCCGGTACGTGATCGGCTCCGAGCCCGGTCAGGTCAACGGCATGCGATGGCGTCCCGGAGGCGCGCTGTAA
- a CDS encoding TIGR02234 family membrane protein, translating into MGYVSAVPPPRTDADAEAPESKGGRRSVAVALLLGTLGSTVVLLASGRIWARGTTAMGGDSLALTADGRAVTGLPAALAIVGLAALVAVFAVRGKGRLLVSGLLALSGLGAALTAVFAADGRRALDAEAARTTADTAAQVVGLTHTAWPYVTAAGAALILTAGLLALRFGRSWPAMGGRYERDGSPRARRPAAVDPDRPEDLWKALDRGEDPTR; encoded by the coding sequence GTGGGGTACGTGAGTGCCGTACCCCCGCCCCGAACCGATGCCGACGCCGAGGCTCCCGAGAGCAAGGGCGGCCGCCGCAGCGTGGCCGTCGCCCTGCTGCTCGGCACGCTCGGCTCCACCGTCGTCCTGCTCGCCTCCGGCCGGATCTGGGCCCGGGGCACCACCGCGATGGGCGGCGATTCGCTCGCCCTGACCGCGGACGGGCGGGCCGTCACCGGACTCCCCGCCGCCCTGGCCATCGTCGGGCTCGCCGCCCTGGTCGCCGTCTTCGCCGTACGCGGCAAGGGGCGGCTGCTGGTGTCGGGGCTGCTGGCGCTCAGCGGCCTGGGCGCCGCGCTGACCGCGGTCTTCGCCGCCGACGGCCGCCGGGCCCTGGACGCGGAGGCCGCCCGTACGACCGCGGACACCGCGGCCCAGGTGGTGGGGCTGACCCATACGGCGTGGCCGTACGTCACGGCCGCCGGGGCGGCCCTGATCCTGACGGCCGGGCTGCTGGCCCTGCGCTTCGGCCGCAGCTGGCCCGCGATGGGCGGGCGCTACGAGCGGGACGGCAGCCCCCGTGCGCGCAGGCCCGCGGCGGTGGACCCGGACCGCCCGGAGGATCTGTGGAAGGCTCTGGACCGGGGCGAGGACCCGACCCGCTGA
- a CDS encoding anthranilate synthase component I, producing MDLDSFRKLAADRRVIPVSRRLLADGDTPVGLYRKLAAERPGTFLLESAENGRSWSRYSFVGVRSDATLTVRDGQAHWIGTPPVGVPTDGDPLEALRATVEALHTPRDLAGGMPPFTGGMVGYLGYDIVRRLERIGEHAADDLKLPELTMLLTSDLAVMDHWDGTVLLIANAINHNDLESGVDEAYADAVARLDAMEADLARPAPYVPAPLPASELPEFSALWGGEKYQAAVEDVKERIRAGEAFQVVPSQRFETPCQASALDVYRVLRATNPSPYMYLFRFENGFDVVGSSPEALVKVEDGRAMVHPIAGTRHRGATPQEDNDLAEELLADPKERAEHLMLVDLGRNDLGRVCEPGSVEVVDFMSIERYSHVMHIVSTVTGRVAEGRTAFDVLTACFPAGTLSGAPKPRAMQIIEELEPTRRGLYGGCVGYLDFAGDSDTAIAIRTALLRDGTAYVQAGAGVVADSVPELEDNECRNKAAAVLRAVGAANRLHGS from the coding sequence ATGGATCTCGATTCGTTCCGCAAGCTCGCGGCCGACCGCCGCGTCATCCCCGTGAGCCGCAGGCTGCTGGCCGACGGGGACACCCCCGTCGGGCTCTACCGCAAGCTGGCCGCCGAACGCCCCGGCACTTTCCTGCTGGAGTCCGCCGAGAACGGCCGCTCCTGGTCGAGGTACTCCTTCGTCGGCGTGCGCAGCGACGCCACGCTGACCGTCCGGGACGGCCAGGCGCACTGGATCGGTACCCCGCCCGTGGGCGTGCCCACCGACGGCGACCCCCTCGAAGCCCTGCGCGCCACCGTCGAGGCCCTGCACACCCCGCGCGACCTCGCGGGCGGGATGCCGCCCTTCACCGGCGGCATGGTCGGCTACCTCGGCTACGACATCGTGCGCCGCCTGGAGCGCATCGGGGAGCACGCCGCCGACGACCTGAAGCTGCCCGAGCTGACGATGCTGCTCACCTCGGACCTGGCGGTCATGGACCACTGGGACGGCACCGTCCTGCTCATCGCCAACGCCATCAACCACAACGACCTCGAATCGGGTGTGGACGAGGCGTACGCCGACGCGGTGGCCCGCCTCGACGCCATGGAGGCCGACCTGGCGCGGCCCGCCCCCTACGTCCCGGCCCCGCTGCCCGCCTCCGAGCTGCCGGAGTTCTCCGCGCTGTGGGGCGGCGAGAAGTACCAGGCCGCCGTCGAGGACGTCAAGGAGCGGATCCGCGCCGGCGAGGCCTTCCAGGTCGTGCCCTCGCAGCGGTTCGAGACCCCCTGCCAGGCCTCCGCGCTGGACGTCTACCGGGTGCTCCGGGCCACCAACCCGTCCCCGTACATGTACCTCTTCCGCTTCGAGAACGGCTTCGACGTGGTCGGGTCCAGCCCCGAGGCGCTGGTCAAGGTCGAGGACGGCCGGGCCATGGTCCACCCCATCGCAGGCACCCGCCACCGCGGAGCCACGCCGCAGGAGGACAACGACCTCGCCGAGGAACTGCTGGCCGACCCCAAGGAGCGCGCCGAGCACCTGATGCTCGTCGACCTGGGCCGCAACGACCTCGGCCGGGTCTGCGAGCCGGGCTCCGTGGAGGTCGTCGACTTCATGAGCATCGAGCGGTACTCGCACGTCATGCACATCGTGTCCACCGTCACCGGGCGGGTCGCCGAGGGCCGGACCGCCTTCGACGTGCTCACCGCCTGCTTCCCGGCGGGCACCCTCTCGGGGGCGCCCAAGCCCCGCGCGATGCAGATCATCGAGGAGCTGGAGCCCACCCGCCGCGGGCTGTACGGCGGCTGCGTGGGCTATCTGGACTTCGCGGGGGACTCCGACACGGCCATCGCCATCCGCACCGCGCTGCTGCGCGACGGGACGGCGTACGTGCAGGCCGGCGCCGGGGTCGTGGCCGACTCGGTGCCCGAGCTGGAGGACAACGAGTGCCGCAACAAGGCGGCCGCGGTGCTGCGCGCGGTGGGAGCGGCGAACCGCCTCCACGGCTCCTGA
- a CDS encoding HGxxPAAW family protein, whose translation MAGTSHGHTPAAWTGVIIAFIGFCISGAFMVLANPLGFWAGLVVVALGGVVGMAMKAAGMGMPKAAHKDLAEVIAASKVPAKV comes from the coding sequence ATGGCGGGCACTAGCCACGGACACACCCCGGCCGCCTGGACCGGTGTCATCATCGCCTTCATCGGTTTCTGCATCTCCGGCGCCTTCATGGTGCTCGCGAACCCGCTGGGCTTCTGGGCCGGTCTCGTCGTCGTCGCGCTCGGCGGTGTCGTCGGCATGGCGATGAAGGCCGCGGGCATGGGCATGCCGAAGGCTGCCCACAAGGACCTCGCCGAGGTCATCGCCGCCTCCAAGGTCCCCGCCAAGGTCTGA
- a CDS encoding DUF6232 family protein, translating to MGKRLLWVDGAAYPLHNVVRVRTFQIKPDRGEAFLQFLKWLGATAALIIVLQVASADAGSSSSSDYRSGNAADSLWTLGAIMAVILLVRLVTQLAAPSRHVLSVETSGPSTALVTLPDKEQLRQLVRQIVHAIEHPETEFAVRVERLSINPSNYHLGDTVNMYGGIGNTGVVKK from the coding sequence GTGGGCAAACGGCTGCTGTGGGTGGACGGCGCGGCCTATCCGCTGCACAACGTCGTCCGGGTGCGCACCTTCCAGATCAAGCCCGACCGCGGGGAAGCCTTCCTCCAGTTCCTGAAGTGGCTCGGTGCCACGGCAGCGCTGATCATCGTGCTCCAGGTCGCCTCTGCGGACGCGGGGTCGTCCAGCAGCTCGGACTACCGCTCGGGCAACGCCGCGGACAGCCTGTGGACCCTCGGCGCCATCATGGCGGTCATCCTCCTCGTCCGGCTGGTCACCCAGCTGGCCGCGCCGTCCCGGCACGTTCTGTCCGTGGAGACGTCGGGCCCCTCCACCGCCCTGGTGACGCTGCCCGACAAGGAGCAGCTGCGGCAGCTGGTCCGGCAGATCGTCCACGCCATCGAGCACCCGGAGACCGAGTTCGCCGTACGCGTCGAACGTCTGAGCATCAATCCGAGCAACTACCACCTCGGCGACACCGTGAACATGTACGGCGGCATCGGGAACACGGGGGTCGTGAAGAAATGA
- the trpB gene encoding tryptophan synthase subunit beta, protein MSSQFFIPDPEGHVPNAEGYFGDFGGKFIPEALVAAVDEVAVEYEKAKGDPAFAAELNDLMVNYTGRPSALTEVPRFAEHAGGARIFLKREDLNHTGSHKINNVLGQALLTKRMGKTRVIAETGAGQHGVATATACALFGLDCTIYMGEIDTQRQALNVARMRMLGAEVIAVKSGSRTLKDAINEAFRDWVANVDRTHYLFGTVAGPHPFPAMVRDFHRVIGVEARRQIIERAGRLPDAVAACVGGGSNAIGLFHAFIPDADVRLVGFEPAGHGVETGEHAATLTAGEPGILHGSRSYVLQDEEGQITEPYSISAGLDYPGIGPEHSYLKDTGRGEYRAVTDDAAMQALRLLSRTEGIIPAIESAHALAGALDLGKELGKDGLLVVNLSGRGDKDMDTAARYFGLYDATEQPRRSATKNTEGESK, encoded by the coding sequence ATGTCCAGCCAATTCTTCATCCCGGACCCGGAGGGTCACGTCCCCAACGCCGAGGGTTACTTCGGTGACTTCGGCGGCAAGTTCATCCCGGAGGCGCTCGTCGCCGCCGTCGACGAGGTCGCCGTCGAGTACGAGAAGGCCAAGGGCGACCCGGCCTTCGCGGCCGAGCTCAACGACCTGATGGTCAACTACACCGGCCGCCCGAGCGCCCTCACCGAGGTGCCCCGGTTCGCCGAGCACGCGGGCGGCGCGCGGATCTTCCTCAAGCGCGAGGACCTCAACCACACCGGCTCGCACAAGATCAACAACGTGCTGGGCCAGGCGCTGCTCACCAAGCGCATGGGCAAGACCCGGGTCATCGCCGAGACCGGGGCCGGCCAGCACGGCGTGGCCACCGCCACCGCCTGCGCGCTCTTCGGCCTCGACTGCACCATCTACATGGGCGAGATCGACACCCAGCGCCAGGCGCTGAACGTGGCCCGGATGCGGATGCTGGGCGCCGAGGTCATCGCGGTGAAGTCCGGCTCCCGGACGCTGAAGGACGCCATCAACGAGGCGTTCCGGGACTGGGTCGCCAATGTGGACCGGACCCACTACCTCTTCGGTACGGTCGCCGGCCCCCACCCCTTCCCGGCCATGGTCCGCGACTTCCACCGGGTCATCGGCGTCGAGGCCCGCCGCCAGATCATCGAGCGCGCGGGCCGGCTGCCCGACGCCGTCGCGGCCTGCGTCGGCGGCGGCTCGAACGCCATCGGCCTGTTCCACGCCTTCATCCCGGACGCCGACGTCCGCCTGGTCGGCTTCGAGCCCGCCGGGCACGGCGTGGAGACCGGCGAGCACGCGGCCACGCTGACCGCGGGCGAGCCGGGGATCCTGCACGGCTCCCGCTCCTACGTCCTGCAGGACGAGGAGGGCCAGATCACCGAGCCGTACTCCATCTCGGCCGGTCTGGACTACCCGGGCATCGGCCCGGAGCACTCGTACCTGAAGGACACGGGCCGCGGCGAGTACCGCGCGGTCACCGACGACGCGGCGATGCAGGCCCTGCGCCTGCTCTCCCGTACGGAGGGGATCATCCCGGCGATCGAGTCGGCGCACGCCCTCGCGGGCGCGCTCGACCTCGGCAAGGAGCTGGGCAAGGACGGCCTGCTGGTCGTCAACCTGTCCGGCCGCGGTGACAAGGACATGGACACGGCGGCCCGCTACTTCGGGCTGTACGACGCCACCGAGCAGCCGAGGCGGAGCGCGACCAAGAACACCGAGGGGGAGTCGAAGTGA
- the hisF gene encoding imidazole glycerol phosphate synthase subunit HisF — translation MTLAVRVIPCLDVDNGRVVKGVNFQNLRDAGDPVEMAKLYDAEGADELTFLDITASSGNRETTYDVVRRTAEQVFIPLTVGGGVRAADDVDKLLRAGADKVGVNTAAIARPELIQEIAERFGRQVLVLSVDARRTASGSFEVTTHGGRRGTGIDAVEWAHRAAELGAGEILLNSMDADGTKDGYDTEMIAAVRGHVTVPVIASGGAGKLEHFPPAIAAGADAVLAASVFHFGDLRISEVKATLREAGHPVR, via the coding sequence ATGACCCTCGCCGTACGGGTGATCCCCTGCCTGGACGTGGACAACGGCCGGGTCGTCAAGGGCGTCAACTTCCAGAACCTGCGCGACGCCGGCGACCCGGTGGAGATGGCCAAGCTGTACGACGCCGAGGGCGCCGACGAGCTGACCTTCCTCGACATCACCGCGTCCTCCGGGAACCGGGAGACCACCTACGACGTGGTGCGCCGCACCGCCGAGCAGGTCTTCATCCCGCTGACCGTCGGCGGCGGCGTGCGCGCCGCCGACGACGTGGACAAGCTGCTGCGGGCCGGAGCGGACAAGGTGGGCGTGAACACCGCCGCCATCGCCCGCCCCGAGCTCATCCAGGAGATCGCCGAGCGCTTCGGCCGCCAGGTCCTCGTCCTGTCGGTCGACGCCCGCCGGACCGCGTCGGGCTCCTTCGAGGTCACCACCCACGGCGGCCGCCGGGGCACCGGCATCGACGCCGTCGAGTGGGCCCACCGGGCGGCCGAACTGGGCGCCGGGGAGATCCTGCTGAATTCGATGGACGCCGACGGCACCAAGGACGGGTACGACACCGAGATGATCGCGGCGGTGCGGGGGCACGTCACGGTCCCGGTGATCGCCTCGGGCGGCGCCGGCAAGCTGGAGCACTTCCCGCCGGCGATCGCGGCCGGCGCCGACGCGGTGCTCGCGGCCTCGGTGTTCCACTTCGGCGACCTGCGGATCTCCGAGGTCAAGGCCACGCTCCGGGAGGCGGGTCACCCGGTCCGCTGA
- a CDS encoding TIGR03085 family metal-binding protein yields MSTHAKRERLLLADLLEAAGPEAPTLCDGWSCRELAAHVVVRERRPDAAGGLLLNVLKARLDKAMEEYTAKPYEELIQLIRTGPPKLSVYALKPIDEAANAVEFFVHAEDVRRAQPDWSPRELDPVFADSLWTRLERLARLTGRRSPVGLVLRRPDGRTAVAHKGVPVVTVTGEPGELTLFCFGRQDAAAVNLDGDKEAVAMLTRARLGI; encoded by the coding sequence ATGTCTACCCATGCGAAGCGCGAACGACTGCTGCTGGCCGACCTGTTGGAGGCGGCCGGGCCGGAGGCGCCGACGCTGTGCGACGGCTGGAGCTGCCGGGAGCTGGCGGCGCACGTGGTCGTCCGGGAGCGCCGGCCGGACGCGGCGGGGGGCCTGCTGCTGAATGTGCTCAAGGCGCGGCTGGACAAGGCGATGGAGGAGTACACGGCCAAGCCGTACGAGGAGCTCATCCAGCTGATCCGGACCGGGCCGCCGAAGCTGTCGGTGTACGCCCTGAAGCCGATCGACGAGGCGGCGAACGCGGTGGAGTTCTTCGTCCACGCGGAGGACGTCCGGCGGGCCCAGCCGGACTGGTCGCCGCGGGAGCTGGACCCCGTGTTCGCGGACTCCCTGTGGACCCGGCTGGAGAGGCTGGCCCGGCTGACGGGCCGACGCTCGCCGGTGGGCCTGGTCCTGCGGCGGCCCGACGGCCGTACGGCGGTGGCGCACAAAGGCGTGCCCGTGGTGACCGTGACGGGAGAGCCGGGCGAGCTGACCCTGTTCTGCTTCGGCCGCCAGGACGCTGCCGCGGTGAACCTGGACGGTGACAAGGAGGCCGTCGCGATGCTGACGAGGGCACGACTGGGCATCTAG
- a CDS encoding RidA family protein gives MSSTSDVRRISSGGAYEDVIGYSRAVQLPNGLVLVSGCTAADANGPYDQAVAAFGVAFKALAQAGLGPEQVVRTRMYLTHARDVDEVGRAHKELFDAVRPAASMIIVSGFVDPSMVVEVEVEAYGGAA, from the coding sequence ATGAGCAGCACTTCCGATGTGCGCCGCATCTCCTCCGGTGGCGCCTACGAGGACGTCATCGGCTACTCCCGCGCCGTCCAGCTCCCGAACGGCCTCGTCCTGGTCTCCGGCTGCACCGCGGCCGACGCCAACGGCCCGTACGACCAGGCCGTCGCCGCCTTCGGCGTCGCCTTCAAGGCCCTCGCCCAGGCCGGTCTCGGCCCGGAGCAGGTGGTCCGCACCCGGATGTACCTCACCCACGCCCGGGACGTGGACGAGGTGGGCCGCGCCCACAAGGAACTGTTCGACGCGGTCCGCCCCGCCGCATCAATGATCATCGTCTCCGGCTTCGTCGACCCCAGCATGGTCGTCGAGGTCGAGGTGGAAGCGTACGGAGGTGCGGCATGA
- the trpC gene encoding indole-3-glycerol phosphate synthase TrpC gives MSVLDEIIEGVREDLAERQARVSLDELKERAAKAPQAKDGVAALRGDSVKVICEVKRSSPSKGALAAIADPAGLAADYEAGGAAVISVLTEQRRFGGSLADLEAVRARVDIPILRKDFIVTAYQLWEARAYGADLALLIVAALEQEALVSLIERAESIGLTPLVEVHDEEEVERAVAAGAKIIGVNARNLKDLKVDRSTFERVVGEIPAHIVKVAESGIRGPHDLIAYANEGADAVLVGESLVTGRDPKAAVADLVAAGAHPALRHGRS, from the coding sequence GTGAGTGTGCTCGACGAGATCATCGAAGGGGTCCGCGAAGACCTTGCCGAACGGCAGGCCCGCGTGAGCCTCGACGAGCTCAAGGAGCGTGCCGCCAAGGCGCCCCAGGCCAAGGACGGCGTCGCTGCCCTGCGCGGCGACAGCGTCAAGGTGATCTGCGAGGTCAAGCGTTCCAGCCCGTCCAAGGGCGCGCTGGCCGCGATCGCCGATCCGGCCGGGCTCGCCGCCGACTACGAAGCGGGTGGTGCGGCGGTCATCTCCGTCCTCACCGAACAGCGCCGCTTCGGTGGCTCGCTGGCCGACCTGGAGGCCGTCCGCGCACGCGTGGACATCCCGATCCTGCGCAAGGACTTCATCGTCACGGCGTACCAGCTCTGGGAGGCCCGCGCCTACGGCGCCGACCTCGCGCTGCTGATCGTCGCGGCCCTGGAGCAGGAGGCCCTCGTCTCCCTCATCGAGCGGGCCGAGTCCATCGGTCTCACCCCGCTCGTCGAGGTCCACGACGAGGAAGAGGTCGAGCGTGCGGTTGCGGCCGGCGCCAAGATCATCGGTGTCAACGCCCGCAACCTGAAGGACCTCAAGGTCGACCGCTCCACCTTCGAGCGCGTCGTCGGCGAGATCCCGGCCCACATCGTCAAGGTCGCCGAGTCCGGCATCCGCGGGCCGCACGACCTGATCGCCTACGCCAACGAGGGTGCCGACGCCGTCCTCGTCGGGGAGTCCCTGGTGACCGGCCGCGACCCGAAGGCGGCCGTGGCCGACCTCGTCGCCGCCGGCGCCCACCCCGCCCTGCGCCACGGGCGGAGCTGA